The following are encoded together in the Oceanobacillus zhaokaii genome:
- a CDS encoding TetR/AcrR family transcriptional regulator, producing the protein MQKELIDAALHQYALHGYHGATMRKIATEVGIKPASIYFFYKNKEELFIAAFKQLLNNHFRKMESILLENRDKPVEQIFTAMFQGIASHHKGDIEGTNAYISLVTSPIPEITKYLYSHMLRYNEWLADSLESILKNSYPTMLPREIDRVIKQFVLIGNGIFWGIKLYNDEDFEEQVVLASEIIHALFDEINKGLIHEREY; encoded by the coding sequence TTGCAGAAAGAATTAATCGATGCAGCATTACATCAATATGCTTTGCATGGGTATCATGGGGCAACGATGAGAAAGATTGCGACAGAAGTTGGGATAAAGCCAGCATCCATTTACTTTTTTTATAAAAATAAAGAAGAGTTGTTTATCGCTGCATTTAAACAGCTATTGAACAATCACTTCAGGAAAATGGAAAGCATTTTACTAGAAAACAGGGACAAACCTGTTGAACAAATCTTCACCGCGATGTTTCAGGGGATTGCATCGCATCATAAAGGAGATATAGAAGGTACAAATGCGTACATTTCGCTCGTTACATCACCTATACCAGAAATTACGAAGTATCTTTACAGCCATATGCTGCGATATAACGAGTGGCTCGCTGATTCACTGGAGTCTATCTTAAAAAACAGTTATCCAACAATGTTACCACGTGAGATTGATCGCGTAATTAAGCAATTTGTACTTATTGGTAACGGTATTTTTTGGGGAATTAAGTTATATAATGATGAAGATTTTGAAGAACAGGTAGTACTTGCAAGTGAAATAATTCATGCATTATT